A DNA window from Clupea harengus unplaced genomic scaffold, Ch_v2.0.2, whole genome shotgun sequence contains the following coding sequences:
- the LOC122130560 gene encoding lipocalin-like codes for MATISATTTLGVWGFILLTLVSIGNSEILPQADFNVQGMSGNWYLIGFATNAPWFVARKKIMKMGTVQMTPTPSGGLTIDHSSVK; via the exons ATGGCGACTATATCTGCGACAACCACCTTAGGCGTTTGGGGATTTATTTTGTTGACACTTGTATCCATTGGCAACAGTGAGATCCTGCCTCAAGCGGACTTTAACGTTCAAGGG ATGTCTGGTAACTGGTACCTGATTGGCTTCGCCACTAACGCTCCCTGGTTTGTGGCCCGTAAGAAAATCATGAAGATGGGAACCGTCCAGATGACGCCAACGCCCAGCGGAGGGCTGACCATAGACCACTCCAGTGTCAAGTAA